One Archangium violaceum genomic window, TTCCTCATGCCGGCAGCGGACATCCGTGGTTTTCTGACCCGACTCGATCTTGAGGGCGCCGCCGCGCTGAAGCGCACATGGAAGGTCTCGATGAGTTCGCTCATTAAGCGAGCAGGGGACCTGGAACTCATTTCACCGTCTCGTAGCCGATCGCTCTTCATCGAGATGGGTCGACGTGGGTGGCGTACTCATGAGCCTGTAGAGATTCCACCTGAAAAGCAAACCTTGCACTGGGAGCTTGCCACCGCCCATTTGGATGAGCTCGGTTACTCTGACGAGGAACTCAGCAAGGCGCTGGATACAACGGTAGAGCGGCTGCGCAGCGATTATGGATTGAAGACGATGACACCGTCACATCCTACGTTGCGTTTGCTCAAATCCAGTCCGTCGTAGGTGCTTGTTTATGGGGGGGAGCACTTCGCTCCTGACTGGGCCATGAGCCGTCCCACAAGAGCGCCCCTTCTCGCCGGGCATGAGCACGCCGCCCCTCCCCCCTGAGTCCAAGCCCTCACCATGGCTCACCTTCGCGGTGCCGCTGGCCTTCTCCATCTTCACGTCGGGCGTGGTCTGGGGCGCGCTGGGCTCGGACGTCCGCCACCTTGAGCGCCGAGTCACCACGACCGAGGGCGAGGTGTCCCGCGTCTCCACCGCCCAGACCAACGCCCGCGAGCAGGCCGCGCGCATCGAGGCCCAGCTCGACGCGATGAATCGCGAGCTCTCCCGCCTCGCCCGTGCCATCGAGAAGCTGGCCGACTCCCCGCGCGCCAGCCGCTGACCCTTTCACCCGGGTGGGGCAGCGTGCCCGCCCCCCAGTAGCACTCAGATGCTTGTCCATGTCGTCCCTCATTCTGGCCGACCGGCCCATCCGGCTCCACTGGCGCGGGTTCCGTCACCGGGCAGCTTGCCTCCGGGAATGCGCTCCCCGTTCAGGCCAGGCTCCAGGCTAGCGCTCGTGTAGCCCCGGAGGTGATGCCTCTACATGGTTAGAGAGGGACGCACGCCGTGATGTTCCACATGAGGAGAACATGCATCTACTTCTGGGCAGCCAGGTCCTTCATTCCTTCCCCGAAATTGACGTAGACGGCAGCGAGTGCTCGTTCACCGTTCCCGTGTCGGTGTTCATTGATGCCAACACACGGGGTTACGAAGTTGCTGACGACTTCGGGAATGTTCGGTCGCTCAACGTCACCAAGGTCGAAATGCGACCGCCGGGGCCAACCAGGGTTACGGGGCTCCTCGGAACTATTCGGAAACTCTAACGCAGCAACCCTGTTCGACGAGAGAAGGGCTTGGTCTCCAGCCTCGGAGCCGGGCCTTTCTCGTTGGTGCCGCTCCTTCTTCTGGCCGGGGCACACCCGCCCCTCACAACACGGAGCGCCCATGCGTCGCCTGTCCCTGTCGTCCCTCGCTGTCCTGTCGCTGCTGTCCCTCTCCACCCCCGTCCTGGCCGACACCAGCTCGCCCTCGTCCACGGGCGCGGACACCGTCACCGCGCACCTGGTGCAGCAGGCCCAGGCCACCCCGCGCACCGTCGCCCCTCCCGCGCCGCAGGTGGTGGCCGGGGACGAGGCGCCGCCCAGCTCGGAGGTGGGGCTCGGCGAGTGGCTGAAGCTGGTGGTGCAGGCCGTCGCCTCTCGCAACTGGGGCCTGCTCGCCTGCGCTGTGGTGCTCGGGGCTGTGTTCCTGGTGCGCAAGTTCCTGGTGGGCCGGGTGCCCTGGCTGGCCTCGGACGTGGCCGGCGTGGCCCTGTCCATGGTGACGGCCACCGTGCTCTCTCTGGTGGGCGCGCTGAAGACGGGGACGCCGCTCTCCCTCTCGTTGGTGCTGGGCGCCATCCTCACGGCCGCCGGGGCCTCGGGGCTGTGGAGCTGGGGGAAGAAGCTGACCGCTGCGGCGAAGACGTCGAAGGTGGCCGCCCGGACGGCGCTGCACTGACCCACATGAACTGTTGAAGCACGAAGGGCCCGGTCTCCATCTCGGAGCCGGGCCCTTCGTTCTGGTGGTGCGGTTACTGGCTTCGCGGAGCCATGTCCAAGAGCTTTTGGACAAGCATCGCCAGCGGAGGCGGAGGGGCATCACCTTCGTGCCCCGGCTTCGCCGCCACAAAGGCACCGATGTGTGGATCGTAAGGCAGATGCAGCGTTTCTGGCTCCTTGCTGGTGTCCAGCCTTAGCTTGAAGCCGTCTCCGCTGTACCACACGTAAATACTGGTGCGTCGGACGTTTGGCTTGGCTGGGAACAGCACCTCCACAGTCCGCACGACACCGGAGATGGCCTTGGTATCGAACCTGAAGTCTCTGCGGCGCTGCTGCTCCGGCAGGCCTTCGAGCTGGGTTAGGAGTTCCCTCGCGGCGGCCTCGCGTCCGTCGTAGTCCGGATACGCTTTGTCTATCGCCTCCGACATGAGTCGGAGCGCTGCGTTCACACCGTAATCAACACTGACCGCTGACCCACTATCGCTCATCGTAGCCACTCCCGCGGAAGACGAGGTTCCAGGCACCGCAGCCCCGACGTAGACACCACGGGTGACAGTGGGTCAACCACCTGGCAGGTAGGACATTGCGCTCGGGCCGGGGCTTGCCTCGGGCCCTATTGAAGAGCGAAGGGCCCGGCTCCCAGGTGGAGACCGGGCCCCTCCCATACCCTACACGCTGGCTCAGAACGCCCATGCGGGCGAGGTGACGAGGAGACCGATGGCGGCGGCGGCGATGGCGGCGGCCTCGGCCGGAGTGGGGGAGCGCCCCTTGCCAATCTCCTTCAGCTTGTCGAAGCGCTCCTGGATGAAGGGCCGCACGATGCTGCGCACCCTCCCGAGCGACTTGGCGATCTTCGTCGCGCCGGCACCGCCACCCTGGCCCTTGCACCACTCGTCATTCATCGACTTCAGGCGCTTGCTGGCCTCCTCATGGCCCGCGAGGGTGGTGTCCGGGCCGAAGATGTTCCCCTCCAGCGCCTTCTTCGTCTCCTCGAGGAAGCGCTCGGCTGCGGTGATCTTCGCGCACTCCTCCTCGGCGGGCGTGAAGTTGATGACCCGCTTCGCCTCCTCCACCAGGCGCTGGGCCGCGGAGTAGAGGTCCCGCTGGATGCGCTCCTGCTTGAGCCCGAGCTTCGTGGAGCTGGTGTAGGGCGCGGGGGACTCGGCGAGGGCGGCGGTTCCGACGACGAGAGCGGCGACCGCCACGGCACTGAACAACGTCTTGAACGACAGCATGTGCAACCTCCTGGAACGCCCGGCTCGCGGAGTGCGGCCGGGTACACGCCCAGAAGGGGTGGTGGCACCACGTGAGGAACGCTGAAGCACGAAGGGCCCGGCATCCGAGGTGGAGGCTGGGCCCTTCATGTTGCCTAGGGTGAAGGCGAGGCCAATACCCCAATTACAGATTGGCGACGAGGTCGTCGATCGCGCCGATGCAGTGCTTGCGGTACTCCTCGTTGACCCTGACGCGTTGGCCGACCAGCGCGACTCGGCCTGCCTGGAGCTTGGTGAAGGGGGCGCCCTTGGCGAATGCCACCACTCCGGTCGTCTGGAAGTCGCGCACGTCAGCGAACAGCTTGTTCTGGGTCGTCGGGACGAACAAGGCGGGCTGGTTCTGGTGAAGCTCCATCACGTTCTTCTCGATGGAGGAGAGGACGTCGGCGTAGGCCGAGGCCGGCCCCATGTACTGAGTCAGGCGATTCTTCACGATGAGACGAATCTTCGGAAGCGGCCTGCCCGCCGCCGTCAAGCGTGTTCCAAACGCATGTTGCGTGTAGATCTCGGACGGAACCTTCAGCCCGTACACCAAGGAAAAGACATTCTGCACGGCACGCCGGGATGAGTCGTCCGCCATGACAGGCAGAACGAGTTCGTCCGCCGCCGCGAGCGCCATCTGCGTGTAGACGGAGAAGCTCGGGTTGGCATCGATGAAGATCATCGTGTAGCGGCTGCGGATCGGTGCGAGGAAGTCCCTGAGCCAATCCATGACAGCGAGCCACGTGTTCGTGCCCGGGATCTGGGCGTTGGACAGCGTCGACATCGCGTTCACCTGAAGCTCAAGTAGCGGGTCGCCGCAGACGAGATCGACATTGCTGGGCACACTGCTGTTGGACCCAGCGGGATTGACGATGAAGTCGTCGCTATTGAACTGCGGCGGAGTGTACGGGCTGGGCAGGCGCAGCTGGAAGTACCCGCCGATCGTTGAGCGGGGAATCGCCCCCTGGAACTTCAACAAGTTGTCCGAGCCCTTGTTGGTGAGCCCCCCGAGGAGGAGTTCGGAGAGATTGGCCTGGGGGCACATGTCAATCGCAAGGATCCGTTCCTCTGGACGCTGTTCGGCATACCGACACAACGACTGGAACACGAGGCTCGTCTTCCCCGTACCTCCCTTGTTGTTCCAGAAGCAGCAGATGGCCGAACGGGGGGGGTTCTTGGTCTTCTTGATGGTCACGGTCATGGTGGCCACTGTAGCGTCCATTTTGGACGCCTGCAAGGCCCGCGAGGCCACCGTGGCGTCCCGTGGAGCCGGGGATTATCAGGCGCCGGAGGCCGACCTGGCCACGAAACCAGTCCCTTCGCAGGAGTCGCACCCCGTGGCGACGAGGCTGGTGCCGCCGTCGAGCAACTCGCCCTCGCCGGTTCCGCCGCAGTCCGGGCAGAGATGGCGGCCCAGGGCGATGGAGCGGCGGGCGAGGTAGAGTTCCCGCTCAAGGCGCTCGCGCATGCACCCGACGTCCACGCCCAGAAGCCGCTCCTTGCTCCGGAGGCGGACGGCGTCGCCGTGGCGCCGGGTCCACTCCCCATAGGCGGCCTGATCGAGCGACACCCGCAGGAACTCCGTCTCCGCGGCGGCGAGCTGGGCCCGGGCGTCGGCGAGGCGCTGCTCGAGGGCATCCACCTCTGGGCGCAGGTTCTCGGCGCTGGCGGGGTTGAGCGCGGTGAGCTGGGCGAGCAGCTCGGCCAGGGTGGGCGGGGACGGTGGGGCGGGGCAGGGCATTGGCGTTCTCCTGGTGGTGGGCTGGAAAGACACGGGCCCCGGGAGGAGGGGGGATGTCCTCCCGGGGCCGCGCGGAGGCCGGGGCTAGTCGGCCATCAATCGTGAGAGAAGTTGGGACGGCACGGGGCCATCTGGACGCCGTGGTCCGGGCACTTCCACCCGGGCGCCTGGCAGTAACACTGCTCCGCCACCGCCTTCTCGCAGCACCGCGGGGGCCCGGGCGGCGGTGGCGTGTGCGTCTCCTCGGGCTCGGACAGGCCGAGCAGCTTCCGGTGGCGAGGGGTGAGGAACATCGTCATGCCGAGGAGAAGGGGCGGCCGTGGCGTCTCTGGCGACGAAGGGGCAGGCACCGCTCGTGCACGCCTCTCTGCAAGCGACGCCTCCCTCTCGCGTCGCGCCGAGGAACACGATGCGACCCTACTACTCGAACGACTCCGTCACCCTGTACCACGGCGACTGCCGCGACCTGTCGCTGGACCCCCTGTCTCACTCCGTGGACCTGCTGCTCACCGACCCACCTTACGGCATGGCCTATGAGGGGGGCAGCGCGGGCGGAGCGCCCATCCGCGGGGACGGCTCGCGCCAGGGCGTGCGCGTGCTGCGCCAGGCGCTCTCCGTCGTCGGCCGCGTGCTCGCGCCGGACGCTCATGCCTATGTGTTCTGCCACTGGGAGAGCTGGCCCGACTTCTTCGATGCCGTCTCCTGCCACGCCCGCGTGAAGCAGGCGCTCATCTGGTGGAAGGCGCGTGGCGGCTCCGGCGACTGCGCGGCCGGGTACGCGCCGGACTACGAGGTGGTGCTGTATGCGTCCGGGCCGAAGCGCCGGCCGCTCGCCGGGAAGCGCCATGGTGCGGTGCTGAAGGACTTCCCTCCGGTGCCCCCGCGCCAGCGCACGCACCCCACGGAGAAGCCTGTACCGCTGCTGGCCCACCTGGTCGCGAAGTCCTGCCCGGCGGGCGGGCTGGTGTTGGACCCCTTCGCGGGCACCGGGGCCACGTTGGTGGCAGCGCAGCAGCTCGGCCGCCGGGCCGTGGGCGTTGAGCTCGAGGAGCGCTACTGCGAGGCAGCGGCACGCCGGCTGGAGCGCGCCGCAGGAGTGGGGCCCAGCCGCGCGGCGTGAACCAGGTGCTGCTCGCAGCAACACGCGCGGCGGGGCGGAGGGCGGGCAGCACCCGAACGACAGAGGGCTCCCGCCCCACTTCCGCAGGGCTCCCGCGATTCTCCCTCCAAACTCCCGCGCGGGAGATTCGCGGGATGAGCAGGGGGGGAGGAGTCGTCCTGCTCTGACGGGACGGTGAATATCCACCGAGAGACAGCGTCAGTGCGGGTGAGGTACAACAGGGCGCGGGAGAGCCGCGCCTTGAACGACAGCCAACAGCAGCGAGGGAACACACTTGGGCAGTACCGCCTCGGACCGAGGTACAGGGGCACCGGAGAGCTGGGCCGCGTCTACCGCGCCCACCACGTGGAGACGGGCAGGCCCGCTCTGGTGGTGCAGCGCACGGAGCGCCAGGCAGATGATGCCCCCCTCGCCGACTGGCAGGTGCGCGTCACCTCTTCCGTGTCTCCAGCCTTCCTCGCCCTCGAGGTGGAGCGCGCCCCCGAGGGTGGGGATCCGCTGGATGTGGCTGGGGAGCTCGTGTTCATGCTCGAGGACGCCGCCCAGGCCGCCGACACCACCATCAACCGCCCGGAGACGATGCCGCACCTGCTCAGCGCCCCCCGGCCCACTCCGCGCACCTCCCATGCCCCCCGCGCGGAGCCGACCTCCTGGAGGCGCCCGGCGTTCGCAGCTGCTGCTACAGCCCTCGCTGCTGCCGCCCTCCTGCACCTCTCTGGTTCTCCGCTGCTGGGCCCAGCCGGGCTGGATGCCGGCGACGAGCTGGCCCTAGCGGATGAGGCAGGGTGGGGTGGTAGCGAGGCGGCTACAGGGTTGGTGCTCACCAACATGGCGGACAGCGAGCCCATCATCCTGGCTCGCGCTCTTCCCAAGAAGCCCTTCGCCAACCAGAAGCGGCCCCCGTGTGACAGGGATGTTGAGGCGGAGATCTTCGGTGGGTGCTGGGTCGCAACGGACAAGGTCACGCCATGTCCCGATAAGCTGTATGAATTTGAAGGCAAATGCTATCTGCCGGCCGCCAAGCCGGAGTCGCGACCAGCCGCCATGTCTCGACATCCTCTTGCGTTTGACCGGCCGTAGCTGTAACTATCTCCCTTGGCTTCTGTTTCTCTGTCGCCGGACCACCTGTGGGCTAGCAGGTACCGGCGACACCCCACACCAAGAACGCGTCGACCACCGTCGCACGGTCGACCCGAGAAGCCCGCCCCTACGGACTGCCCTGGGGGTCGGCCCAGGACGCCTCGCGCGAGTCTAGCCCCTCGCGCTGAGGCGTCTGTTTTTTTGGGGTGAGCGATGGGGGAGTGTCGCAGCAGCACCCGAGAGCACCGTGCCGTAGCGGCGCCTGCGTGGCGCGTCCGCAGTGGACGACGCATGGCGACCCGGCGCTCGGTGTCAGTCGCCAACTCAGACAGCCTCAATGCGTTGCATGGCAATCGCTCGCGGCCTGGGTCCGCCCTGACACGTGGCGCGCTGCGTCCACCCAAAATCGTCACCACTGCGAGTGAGGGCGACAAGTTGGGCGTCCGGATTTCGGGACAGGTCAGCCAGCCTGTGGACGCACTGCGCCGTTCTGGCGCACCCGCCCGCTCTGTTCTGGGTCAAGGGGTTTGGCGCGCAGATTGTAAGCCAGAGAACACAGCGTAACGTGGGTCATGCGGTGGGATGCGGGGGAATCACCAACACAGAGCAGAGCTGGCGCGGAGCCCTCACTCCGCGCGCTGTCGAGGACCGCGTGAGGACGATGACCAACTGCAACAACAACGAAAGGATGGTGGCGCCAATGCCGGACGACTCCGCGTGGACAGTGGCCGAGGCGGCCACGTTCCTCGGAATTGCGAGGAGCACCCTCTATCGGAAGGCAGCGGAAGGAGCAGTGCCCAGCTTCAAGGTGGGGGGCGCGTTGCGCTTCAGCCCCGCGAAGCTCAGGGAGTGGCGGGATGCCCAGTTGCACGGGGCGGGGGTGTAGCCGGTGGCCTACGCGTACAAGAACCCCAAGAGCGGCTCCTACATCGGAGGCTGGAAGGACCGTCACGGGAAGGCGGTGCGCAAGACGCTGCCGAGCGTGCGCACCCTCACGGAGGCCCGCCGCTACGCCGAGGACATGGAGAGGCAGGAGTGGCGGATCGCCCAGGGCCTGGACGAGGCCCGGCCGACGACGCTCACCGTGGCCGAGGGCATCAGGGGGTACTTGGATCTTCTGCCGGTGGAGTACTCCTCGAGGAAGGACGTGGCGGGCCGACTTAAGCGGGTGGCGTCAGCGCTGGGCGACAAGCCCATGAACGAGGTGACGCCCGCGGACGTGATGAAGCTGCTGGCCGCAGCCACGGACCTGTCGCCCCAGACGCGTGAGCACCTGCGCATGGCGGGGCAGGGGCTCTACACCCGGATGACGAAGGCGCGGCTCTACCAGGGACCCAACCCCTTCAAGGAGACGCCGAAGGTGCGCGTCCCGCGGCGGGAGGTGGCTGTCTTCGACCCTGATCACCTGCCCCGGCTGATGGAGGAGCTCAAGCCGCACCACCGGGCCGTTGCTCTCTTCGGACTGCTGACGGCCTGCCGCAAGGGCGAGGTGAGCGCGCTCCTGAAGGAGGATGTGCACCTCGACAAGCGCTACGTGGTGGTGCGCCGTAGCGGCCGGCGGGACACCACGAAGGGCAACCGGGACCGGCGCGTACCCATCGCTGAGGCCCTCGTCCCGGTGCTGCAGGAGCAGCTCCGGACCCCGGGCCCGTACCTCTTCCCTCGCCCGGGCAGCAAGGAGCCGTACAGCAGGAACTGGCGGATCCATGAGGTCATCCAGCGGGCGTGCAGGCGGGCGGGTCTGCCCAAGGGGTTGCGCTTCAAGGCGCTGCGGGCGACCTGGGCCACCCAGGCCGTGGCGCGCACCGGAGACCTGCGCCTGGCGCAACTGGTTCTCGGCCACGCGGACCCGCGCACGACGGCGGACCACTACGCCCGGGCTCTGCCAGCCCACCTGCAGCAGGGGGCGGAGATGGTGGCGGACGTTCTCAATCCGTTGAGTGGGCGTTGAGAAAAATCCGACGAAGGCCGGGCACGGCAGCACAACACCGAGAAACAAGAGGAGGCCAGCAACGTGAATAAAAACAATGGGATGCGAAGGCGGATGACGCCGGAACAAGGGAGAGAACCAGCGGGCGACGGTTTCCTAAACCGCAGGCCGCTGGTTCGATTCCAGCCGGGGCCACTCGCCCTGCTTCCCAAGTCCGCGGAAGCAGGGCATTTTTCTGTCCGGTGGCGTTCAGCGGCGTTCAGGAGTGTTCGCCCGATTTGGTACCCGTTTGGTACCAGGGCCACCCCTCCTGACGCGCGGTCTCGGTTGCGCCTCAAACCACCCGAGCAGCCAGGGGCTCCACGGAAGCCCGTGGGAGCCCATCAACGTGGCATAAGCCTTCCTGTCATGAATATCTTTGCCTGCCTCGTCCATGAGAGCCGCGAGTGCGTCATCGACCTGGTGCGCAACCTCCACCACCTGGACCCGGACTCGCGCATCCTCCTCTACAACGGGGGCTGTGACACGACGCTGCTCCAGAGCTTTCCCTTCGAGCGCTACAACGCCATCGTCCACCCCAGCGCACGCCCCATGAAGTGGGGCTGGCTCCACGACTTCGCGCTCGACTGCTTCCGCTTCGCCCTGGAGCACCACCCGTTCGACACGATGACCATCGTGGACTCGGACCAGCTCGGGCTGCGCCCCGGGTACTCGGCCTTTCTGGGCGAGTTCCTCTCCCAGAACCCGGGGGCCGGGCTGCTCGGCAACGTGCAGACGCCCAACGATCCGGGCCCCCTGGCCGCGCCCGCCCTCCACGCGCGCAAGGAACTGGAGCTGTGGCGCCCCTTCCTGCGCAAGTTCCCCGACGGAGAGTCCAAGTTCGTCCACTGGACCTTCTGGCCCTCCACCGTCTTCTCCGCCGACGCCG contains:
- a CDS encoding ParA family protein: MTVTIKKTKNPPRSAICCFWNNKGGTGKTSLVFQSLCRYAEQRPEERILAIDMCPQANLSELLLGGLTNKGSDNLLKFQGAIPRSTIGGYFQLRLPSPYTPPQFNSDDFIVNPAGSNSSVPSNVDLVCGDPLLELQVNAMSTLSNAQIPGTNTWLAVMDWLRDFLAPIRSRYTMIFIDANPSFSVYTQMALAAADELVLPVMADDSSRRAVQNVFSLVYGLKVPSEIYTQHAFGTRLTAAGRPLPKIRLIVKNRLTQYMGPASAYADVLSSIEKNVMELHQNQPALFVPTTQNKLFADVRDFQTTGVVAFAKGAPFTKLQAGRVALVGQRVRVNEEYRKHCIGAIDDLVANL
- a CDS encoding DNA-methyltransferase yields the protein MAYEGGSAGGAPIRGDGSRQGVRVLRQALSVVGRVLAPDAHAYVFCHWESWPDFFDAVSCHARVKQALIWWKARGGSGDCAAGYAPDYEVVLYASGPKRRPLAGKRHGAVLKDFPPVPPRQRTHPTEKPVPLLAHLVAKSCPAGGLVLDPFAGTGATLVAAQQLGRRAVGVELEERYCEAAARRLERAAGVGPSRAA
- a CDS encoding helix-turn-helix domain-containing protein yields the protein MTNCNNNERMVAPMPDDSAWTVAEAATFLGIARSTLYRKAAEGAVPSFKVGGALRFSPAKLREWRDAQLHGAGV
- a CDS encoding tyrosine-type recombinase/integrase; its protein translation is MAGRLKRVASALGDKPMNEVTPADVMKLLAAATDLSPQTREHLRMAGQGLYTRMTKARLYQGPNPFKETPKVRVPRREVAVFDPDHLPRLMEELKPHHRAVALFGLLTACRKGEVSALLKEDVHLDKRYVVVRRSGRRDTTKGNRDRRVPIAEALVPVLQEQLRTPGPYLFPRPGSKEPYSRNWRIHEVIQRACRRAGLPKGLRFKALRATWATQAVARTGDLRLAQLVLGHADPRTTADHYARALPAHLQQGAEMVADVLNPLSGR